A genomic region of Pseudomonas migulae contains the following coding sequences:
- the dnaQ gene encoding DNA polymerase III subunit epsilon, whose protein sequence is MATRSVVLDTETTGMPVTDGHRIIEIGCVELIGRRLTGRHFHVYLQPDRESDEGAIGVHGITNEFLVGKPRFTEVADEFFEFIKGAQLIIHNAAFDVGFINNEFALMGQHDRADITQHCSILDTLMMARERHPGQRNSLDALCKRYGVDNSGRELHGALLDSEILADVYLTMTGGQTSLSLAGNASDGNGSGEGADNSATEIRRLPADRQPTRIIRASEDDLARHVARMEAIAKSAGAPALWVQLAEAEAQA, encoded by the coding sequence ATGGCCACCAGATCCGTTGTACTCGATACCGAAACCACCGGCATGCCGGTGACCGACGGCCACCGGATTATCGAAATCGGTTGTGTCGAGTTGATCGGTCGGCGCCTGACGGGCCGGCACTTTCACGTTTACCTGCAACCGGACCGCGAAAGTGATGAAGGCGCCATCGGCGTCCACGGCATCACCAACGAATTCCTGGTGGGCAAGCCGCGCTTCACTGAAGTGGCCGATGAGTTTTTCGAATTCATCAAGGGCGCGCAGCTGATCATCCATAACGCGGCGTTCGACGTTGGTTTCATCAACAACGAATTCGCCCTGATGGGTCAGCACGATCGTGCTGACATCACGCAACACTGCTCGATCCTCGACACCCTGATGATGGCCCGGGAACGTCACCCGGGGCAGCGCAACAGCCTCGACGCCTTGTGCAAACGTTATGGCGTCGACAACTCCGGCCGTGAACTTCACGGCGCCTTGCTCGACTCCGAGATTCTCGCCGACGTTTACCTGACCATGACCGGCGGCCAGACCAGCCTGTCGCTGGCCGGTAACGCGTCCGACGGCAATGGCTCCGGCGAAGGTGCCGACAACTCCGCCACCGAAATCCGCCGCTTGCCGGCCGACCGTCAGCCGACGCGGATCATTCGTGCCAGCGAAGACGACCTCGCCCGGCATGTGGCGCGGATGGAAGCCATCGCCAAATCTGCTGGCGCCCCGGCACTGTGGGTGCAGCTCGCCGAGGCTGAAGCTCAGGCCTGA